From Klebsiella electrica, the proteins below share one genomic window:
- a CDS encoding YoaK family small membrane protein, which translates to MRLGILFPVAIFIVAVIFLSWFFVGGYAAPGGA; encoded by the coding sequence ATGAGATTGGGTATTCTTTTCCCGGTGGCCATTTTTATCGTCGCCGTTATTTTTCTCAGTTGGTTTTTTGTCGGCGGCTACGCGGCTCCGGGCGGCGCGTAA
- a CDS encoding DUF2534 family protein: MLVQKLISNKNSKKFFLSIGIVFVIALTVVGRATFGGVVSEYNMPYSEWSTSMFFLQGAMVTVYSIVFTLLFSIPLGFIFLGSDRQD; the protein is encoded by the coding sequence ATGCTTGTGCAAAAACTCATCAGCAACAAAAACAGCAAGAAATTTTTCTTGTCGATAGGGATTGTGTTTGTCATCGCGCTCACCGTGGTGGGGCGAGCAACGTTTGGTGGGGTCGTTAGCGAATACAACATGCCGTACTCCGAATGGAGCACATCGATGTTTTTCCTGCAGGGGGCGATGGTGACCGTCTACAGCATCGTGTTCACGCTGCTGTTTTCGATTCCGCTGGGCTTCATCTTTTTAGGTTCTGACCGCCAGGACTAA
- the leuE gene encoding leucine efflux protein LeuE, with product MFAEFGVLNYLTYLVGAIFIILVPGPNTFFVLKTGIAHGVKKGYLAAAGVFIGDAVLMLLAFAGVATLIKTTPVLFNIVRYLGAIYLLWLGGKMLYSVLTHREGHADAGAEPGSAILKRSLTLSLTNPKAILFYVSFFVQFIDVNASTPGLAFFILALTLEVISFMYMSFLILSGSFVTRYVKTRKKLAKIGNSLIGLVFVGFAARLATLQS from the coding sequence GTGTTCGCTGAGTTTGGTGTGTTGAATTATCTGACCTATCTGGTTGGGGCTATTTTTATCATCCTGGTGCCCGGCCCTAATACCTTTTTTGTACTGAAAACCGGTATCGCGCACGGCGTTAAGAAGGGCTACCTGGCGGCAGCTGGCGTGTTTATCGGTGACGCGGTGCTGATGCTGTTGGCCTTTGCCGGTGTCGCGACCCTGATTAAGACCACGCCGGTGCTGTTTAATATCGTGCGCTATCTGGGGGCGATTTACCTGCTGTGGCTGGGAGGCAAAATGCTCTATTCCGTGCTGACTCATCGGGAAGGGCACGCGGATGCCGGGGCTGAACCGGGAAGCGCAATTCTGAAACGCTCGCTGACGCTGAGCCTGACGAATCCCAAAGCTATTCTTTTCTATGTCTCTTTTTTCGTGCAGTTCATCGACGTCAATGCCAGCACGCCCGGGCTGGCGTTCTTTATCCTTGCGCTGACGCTGGAGGTGATTAGCTTTATGTATATGAGCTTCCTGATCCTGTCCGGTTCGTTCGTGACGCGCTACGTCAAGACCAGAAAGAAACTGGCAAAAATTGGCAACAGTCTGATTGGTCTGGTGTTTGTCGGTTTTGCCGCCCGTCTGGCAACCCTGCAATCGTAA
- the lpxP gene encoding kdo(2)-lipid IV(A) palmitoleoyltransferase, with protein sequence MSCAFNKSLLHPRNWGTWFGLAILWLIVQLPYPLLHIIGTSAGKASRRFLKRREHIARRNLELCFPDMSLQARDKMIEQNFMSLGMGLIETGMAWFWSDERVKKWFAVEGFENLNKALGAGQGVMVVGVHFMSLELGGRTMGLCRPMMATYRPHNSPLMEWVQTRGRLRSNKAMIDRRNLSGLVHALKAGEAVWFAPDQDYGPKGSVFAPFFSVPQAATTNGTYVLSRLSGAKMLSISMVRKMDRKGYTLHISDVLNDYPGEDKQDAASYINRVIEKEILRAPEQYLWVHRRFKTRPLGEGSLY encoded by the coding sequence ATGTCTTGCGCTTTTAATAAAAGTCTTCTGCACCCTCGCAACTGGGGGACCTGGTTTGGCCTGGCCATCCTCTGGTTAATCGTGCAACTACCCTATCCTCTGTTACACATCATCGGCACCAGCGCAGGGAAGGCGTCACGCCGTTTCCTTAAGCGTCGTGAACATATTGCCCGACGCAATCTCGAACTCTGTTTTCCGGACATGTCGCTGCAAGCGCGGGACAAGATGATTGAGCAGAATTTTATGTCGCTGGGCATGGGGCTTATCGAAACCGGGATGGCCTGGTTCTGGAGCGATGAGCGGGTGAAAAAATGGTTCGCCGTTGAAGGCTTTGAAAATCTGAACAAAGCGTTAGGTGCCGGGCAGGGCGTGATGGTCGTTGGCGTGCACTTTATGTCGCTGGAACTCGGCGGTCGTACCATGGGCCTGTGTCGGCCAATGATGGCGACCTATCGCCCGCATAACAGCCCGCTGATGGAGTGGGTGCAAACCCGCGGACGTCTGCGTTCGAATAAAGCGATGATCGATCGGCGTAATTTATCGGGTCTGGTGCACGCGCTGAAAGCCGGCGAAGCGGTATGGTTCGCCCCGGATCAGGACTACGGCCCGAAAGGCAGCGTGTTTGCGCCGTTCTTCTCCGTCCCTCAGGCGGCGACGACAAACGGTACCTATGTCCTGTCGCGTCTCTCCGGTGCGAAGATGCTGAGCATCAGCATGGTACGTAAGATGGACCGTAAAGGTTACACCTTGCACATCAGCGATGTGCTCAATGACTATCCTGGCGAAGATAAACAGGATGCGGCCAGCTACATCAACCGGGTGATTGAAAAAGAGATTCTGCGCGCGCCGGAGCAATACCTGTGGGTCCATCGGCGCTTTAAAACCCGCCCGCTGGGCGAAGGCTCGCTCTACTAA
- the fecI gene encoding ferric citrate uptake sigma factor FecI, with amino-acid sequence MSQLSAVAPPTLASLYQAHHGWLTHWLTVKLQSAFDADDVTQDTFLRIMGSESLSAIRDPKSFLCVIAKRVMIDRFRRHALERAWLEMLARLPQTQVPSPEQLHLQLETLQQVDTMLDGLSRKARAAFLLSQLEGLTYAEIAERLTVSVSSVKKYVARATEHCLLFRLENGL; translated from the coding sequence ATGTCTCAGCTTTCCGCCGTCGCACCGCCCACGCTCGCCTCGCTGTATCAAGCCCATCACGGCTGGCTGACACACTGGTTAACCGTTAAGCTGCAATCCGCCTTTGACGCCGATGATGTGACTCAGGATACCTTTCTGCGCATCATGGGCAGCGAATCCCTCAGCGCTATCCGCGATCCTAAATCCTTCCTGTGCGTCATCGCCAAACGGGTGATGATCGACAGGTTTCGTCGTCATGCGCTGGAACGTGCGTGGCTGGAGATGCTTGCCCGCCTCCCGCAAACCCAGGTCCCTTCGCCGGAACAACTGCACCTTCAACTGGAGACGCTGCAGCAGGTCGATACCATGCTTGATGGTCTGAGCCGGAAAGCCCGCGCGGCCTTTTTACTTTCGCAGCTGGAGGGGCTGACCTATGCCGAGATAGCCGAACGTCTGACGGTCTCGGTAAGCTCGGTGAAAAAATATGTCGCCAGGGCAACCGAGCACTGCCTGCTCTTTCGCCTCGAGAATGGCCTGTGA
- the fecR gene encoding ferric citrate uptake sigma factor regulator FecR: MSSALSESRRQALRSASHWYAVLSDGRANPQQEARWQQWYQQHRDHQWAWQQVENLRQQMGQLPGPLASRTLNDSRLTRRQVLKGVLLLAAGGSWQMWNSELAEGLRADYRTAKGLPLRQTLNDGTLLTLNTDSAADVRFDDRQRLIRLRYGEIAITTARDRQRRPFRVQTRDGLLTALGTEFTVRQLARETRLAVQQHAVEVALPDGQRTIIHAGESLWFTRDAFSRLQPLNSSDASWTQGILSFRDRPLREVIATLSRYRPGVLRCDPAVAGLRLSGTFALGDSDAILHIIAQTLPVKLQFATRYWVTVVAA, from the coding sequence GTGAGTTCCGCGTTATCCGAATCCCGTCGGCAGGCCCTGCGTTCCGCCTCGCACTGGTACGCGGTATTAAGCGATGGTCGCGCCAACCCGCAGCAGGAGGCCCGCTGGCAACAGTGGTATCAACAACACCGCGATCACCAATGGGCGTGGCAGCAGGTCGAAAACCTGCGCCAGCAGATGGGACAACTTCCCGGCCCTCTTGCCAGCCGGACGCTCAATGACAGCCGCCTGACTCGCCGCCAGGTGCTCAAAGGCGTGCTGCTGCTCGCCGCTGGCGGCAGTTGGCAGATGTGGAACAGTGAACTGGCGGAAGGATTGCGCGCCGATTACCGGACGGCCAAAGGCCTGCCGCTGCGGCAAACGCTCAACGACGGTACTCTGCTGACGCTCAATACCGACAGCGCCGCCGATGTGCGTTTTGATGACCGCCAGCGCCTGATACGCCTGCGCTACGGCGAAATTGCCATTACCACTGCCCGTGACCGCCAGCGGCGACCGTTTCGCGTCCAGACCCGCGACGGTTTACTCACCGCGCTGGGCACCGAATTTACCGTCCGTCAGTTGGCCCGTGAGACGCGCCTGGCGGTACAACAGCACGCCGTGGAGGTGGCGCTGCCAGACGGCCAGCGGACGATTATCCACGCGGGCGAGAGCCTGTGGTTTACCCGCGATGCCTTCTCCCGTCTTCAGCCGCTGAACAGCAGCGATGCCAGCTGGACACAGGGCATTCTCAGCTTCCGCGATCGGCCTCTGCGCGAGGTGATCGCTACCCTGTCCCGCTATCGCCCCGGGGTCTTACGCTGCGATCCCGCCGTCGCCGGTTTACGCCTGAGCGGCACCTTTGCGCTGGGCGATAGCGATGCGATTTTGCACATCATCGCGCAGACGCTGCCGGTAAAACTGCAGTTTGCCACCCGCTACTGGGTCACTGTTGTCGCGGCCTGA